A DNA window from Actinomycetes bacterium contains the following coding sequences:
- a CDS encoding N-acetyl-gamma-glutamyl-phosphate reductase, with product MTLTAGILGASGYAGAEVLRLLARHPRLDVTWAAGDRSAGQFVAERYPGLAAAYGDLALCTL from the coding sequence ATGACGCTGACCGCCGGCATCCTGGGCGCCTCCGGCTACGCGGGGGCGGAGGTGCTCCGCCTGCTCGCCCGCCACCCGCGGCTCGACGTGACCTGGGCGGCAGGTGACCGCAGCGCCGGCCAGTTTGTGGCCGAGCGCTACCCCGGCCTGGCCGCCGCCTACGGCGACCTCGCCCTGTGCACCCTT